AAAACGATAACTTTCTTAATAATATGACTAGggttaacataaatatggTATTAAACATATAATTAAGTAGATTTGTAAGCaattaataacatttgGTGGGAGCAGCAGGTGTAAAGACGTATGTGTCAAATATAACTCCATAAACAaatggtattttaattcatattAATCACTCTAAATTCAAACTAATTGATATtcgatttaaattatatgttttatatCAAAATGATACCAGTTGTAGTCTATTTTTAACACTTAACCCAACTATGGAATCCTCACACCGATTGTTATAAAATGGTGTAAACCAGTTAGTTTTAACTCTAACTGGTAAGTAATATGAAGGAATAATCTTTttctataatattttcGGTTATAAAGTCATTTGATTGAAAAATAAGACCATTTAGCGATTTTTACAATTTCTTGGCAAAATCTACTTAGTAATAGGATATATTTCTTATAAGCCGgaattaaaatcaataaaatggttaaaTTACCCGATTGGTGCCACCAATACTTCAAATTCCGTTCTTACTCGGAACTGGACTTGTTCAGTTTGTCTAAGCACACGCAGGGCAAGTTCGGCCACCTTTTCAACGATCTTTTGATGGCTGACCCTTCTTTCAAGAAGAGAATGTTCGTAAACACCTCCACTGAGTTACTGAACAACGGTGCGGCTCCCGAGGACGAGGAATACACGAAGATGCCGCGAGAGGAGATTCTGAAGATGTTGTCGAAGGACGAGTGCAGAAAGGGAAAGGTGCACCTGATGACCGTCGTAGATGTCGGAAACAACGCCTGCGGACACGCGGGAATATGGCACGGGGGCGTGATAAGTGCAATATTTGACAACCTGTTCGGCCTTATGGGCAACATAGTGCTGCCGCTGGCAGCTACTAAGTCTCTGACTGTAAACTTTAAGGCTCCAGTTACTGTGGGATCCACAGTGATAGCTTTGACGGAGCACGACCCAGAGGCTACTCCGACAACTGACAGATTCACCGTAACTGGCTCGATGTACGACCAGTCTGGAAAACTGGTGGCCACCGGTTCATCTGAGTTGGTTGACGTGTCCAAGAGGTGGTCCAAATAATATTGTATCATAAAAAAGTACCCAATTGCACACATAtgtacatttatattaacttGTATATATTCTGTTACACTTTTATATCtttatatgtacatacatatactactatacacatacatacatgttagtatgtaaaatagtatagGTAGATGATAGtatgtataatagtatAGTTAGATGATAGtatgtataatagtatAGTTAGATGATAGtatgtataatagtatAGTTAGATGATAGtatgtataatagtatAGGTAGATGAGTATGTAAGTGTATTTAATGTGCGATCATATTAGTAGTTATATTCACTGTTAAAAGAGCCATAGTCGTCTCTAAAGTTTCTCTTACGCTCCTATAAGTTGTAATATCATTATTAACTAACATCTCGAGTAAGTTGGCGCCTTTTCCTCTTGAGAGGTTTTCCAAATTCACCAAGATCATGTTCGGGTATTTTCTAAATcagtataaataagttagtttactaataatatttataataaatgaatatatacataaatatatatcaatttgatgaaaaaatgaatggTTAATAtagtaataaattataaaagaTGAGTACCTGGGATTTTCGAATGGCATCGCCAAACTCTGAGCCATAACTTCTATTGGCCCAAATGGGTTTATATTCTGCCTCAAGGGCAGGGAAATTCTTTCTGGAAATTAATGAGAATGGCAATTCAATGACAACAATGGCACTTGCTATACTGCTATTGGGACATATAGCCGTTTGAAGAACATCCTCTAACTCAACTACGTACTTAAGTAGCTGCTTATATGCGCTATTAGTGATACCTGTGCTTTCTCAGTGCATACTGCTTATACTCGTTGTGGGTGGCCATGTGAGTCTTGGTGTGTGAGCGTCCCTCTCTGCGCTCCTCAGTGACGAGGGTGTGGTAGAGTTCAGCCATTTCCTCAATGGTGGTGAACTTTCTGAACTTTTTGCTCATCGGCCTGTAGTTAACGAGGTTTAGCGCAACAGTCTTTTCAGGTCCCATGTAGTCGCTGGTGGGATCCAGAGGACCATTACGAAACCTGGTGATGTAATGCTCAATGGTCTCAGGATCAGTCCTCCAGTTTTTCCTGCGTGTTATCAGTGATATCGACTAACAAGAAGCTACATAGCTAGTTGGCATTAATAGGTAGTGGCTTACGCCTGCTCCTGTAGGATCCTCCTGGCTCTTATCAGTCCAACGTCGATTATCAGTCTAAGCATTTCACTGTCCTCATCGCTAGTCTCAGAAATTCCGAACAGAGCAAActgaaataaacaattatattGTTGTAACAACTATGAATTATTCATACTATCAGCAGATGGAACTAATTTCAACATTAACACTAATGTAATAGCTGTGATATTAGTAGTTGTAGTGGCCAATACTTTTAATGCCTGATAGTATTAACAATGACATCACTAATgatagcagtagtagtaatactAAAACACCATGAATAGAGCACCttgatgtttttaatcTCCTCCAGCAACTTCTGGTCACGTGTTTTCCTATATCTTCTTTCCAGCCTATTCCATTCCTTaagcagcttcttctgaCGAATCAGGGCTACACAATAGTCATTAAGTACTTACGAATCCATACAAATTGATATAACTTCCTTTtattcaaatgtgtattatttttactagttatggtatttattttaaattaaagttCGTAAACTAAGCAGTAATACAATACTACCTTGTTCATTGGTCAGTGCATCGGCGTGATCTTGCAGGAATCCACCAAGACAGTTAAGGGCTGCAAATCTTAAGTCAGGGTGCGGCGATGGAATAAGTGTTGTCGGAGGTCTTCTGTGCAAGGGGAGGGGCTAATCATGCATTAGATGAATCAAATAAAGCAGACACTAACTATCAATGGCAGCTATTACGTATTAGGAATAATTGTTGTAAAAATGATACCTCAATGACTTCAAATCTCGTTATCCACCGATATGGAAGCTCAGTTGGGTTGTCAATTTCCACAAAGGACCTGAACGCTCCTCGCAAATAGCACGTTTTGGCGACCTGCGGCTGATGCCAGCTTCCCCATTGCTTCCTTTCAAAGTCAAAATCACTTTCACCTACACAATCGTTTATTTAGGGATCTTAAGCAGTTACCTGACTACAACCACAAGATGCATACCTACGTAGTTTTCATTTAACACTAACTATAGAAATTGGCGATAACTATGTAAGGCTAAAATTGCACTGTTATAGTGCTAATGTGTGGCTACAGTTGTTCCATTTAGCCAGAATAGCCATTGATGCAAATACCGATAATATCTAATTACCATTTAACTGAATCATTCCAATAAATGTAAGCCTAACTAGTACCCACAGTGCTCAAAATCCTGACTGGCTATTGGAGTAATATCGTACGAAATTGAGCCTGGTGAAACCCTCTTCCTGAATCTGACTCCATGGTCCAAGTAGTATGGCAGGTATTCAGTTCTCATTCTGTCCTTGCCACCTTTCAAAGCGAGACCCTTGCCCTCGTAGTTTTGTGGTCCACCCTCAATAACGCCTATTCATTATCATAAGCAATTATAAACTAGTTACTATGCACATTTATACGTTGTAATAAAGGATCATAAAAGTTGTAATAATCGATTATAATAGGGCCTATAATCCATTATGTTCTTAGTGAGCATCTATCCATAGTtacaatacacattaatacGCTAATACTCAATATTCAACTTTGAACCTGCTGGCTGATTTGGGTCGTTATAGTGATCTAAATAGCCCCAATCGTTCTTTAAAAACTTATAACAGTGCGATTCCCCCTTTTTGTAAGAGTCCACTATTGAAACCTCGTAGTCCCACTACTTAATTAATTCAGCTAAATTGGTTACCGGACTATGTCGCAGAGGGTCAGTTTTGTGGCGCGTCATTTCAAATTCAATCCACGAGCCAGGAGGAGGCGCATTGTGCCTGCCAAATAAGTGAATTATCAACTAAAATTCACGAGTTTACCTGACGAATCTTCTCGGAGACTGTTGCGATACTTCTCTGATGCTCcgatttaaaaacaaataagtGCCTAAAGTTACCACTAtcactaatatttatgtgaTTTTAAGAATATGTGTtaccaatttaaaatacgtGTAAATAActgtattaatatatatttgttgaATCATACACACcagaataaaatagacaGAATAATTGAGGAATAGTACATACCATTTACTAAAACCAAAGGAATCCTCGAAGAATCcacaaaatatttaaaattaagtaaacatattatacaaaaacCAATcatacaaaaataattatggCATTTGCACATCAAAAATCAATACgtcaataaataaaataaataaaaataaaaagggaCCAAAAGGGTGACATAGatgtaaaaaaatttaaaaatcaaattaaacCATCTAGAGAGTGAAAATATCTGACAAACCGAGTGGCtacttaaatattatgtggGAGGGTGTGCGCTCTGAAATAATGACCCATACTTTTCGCACAATTTACTAAAATCGACTCGATTTACACCATTTATCAGTTTGGAATTGTAATCTAACGAATATGGTAAGATGCCTACCAACTCGTTCTCCTTCAACACTACTTCTCTGCACGTGCCGAGCTCACTCAAGGAGCCGCCCACACCAACGGCAGCATCGCGGGTTTCTGGCTTCTTTGAGTTGGAAAAGAGGACGAGTCTTACCTTTGGAGGGGGACTGAGGCCGAAGGGCTTAAGTAAATAGAGGCTTCCCCCGTAGGAGTTCAGAGTTTGCAGGAACTCGTGCCACACATCGTAGTACTTCTTTCTGTCATGCTGAAACTTGCTTTGCATGTACTCGCACACATTGGTACTCAAAATGTACTTTCCATCGTTGTTATCGTAGTGGTAGCTGAGAATCTCCTTGCCAGGGCGAATGTACCCCAAGATTCCGTCCATACAGCCAGGACGCCTGTTAGAGTATTGCAAGTAGAGACTTCCGTTGTGTTCCAGCGAATAAATAAGGTAGACGCCGGCACCCAGGTTAAGTTTGTCGTAAGAGTCGCTGATCCTGGGAACGCTTCCAACTATATCCGCTACCGGTGGTGGTGGCAGGGCTGCCACAGCGCCACTAATATCGATTTTCTGAATgggcttcttcttcattttaaCATGTTTCCTTACCGATAAGCTCTTTTTATCCTCTTCCACCGCTGGAATCTCAGCTTTTGGGCCCTCTTTAACCTCCTCATGGTGTGTCGCCGATGGTATTAGGCGCGCGTTCACCAGGATGTTCTCAATCATTAAATCTgtttctccttcttccttttcaggCTTGTCGCAGCAGCTACAGAagattttattaaaaaacgCCATCTATTTCATGTTTATTCAATGATCGAACTACACACGATCTAGTACACATTTGCATTCAGGTGCAAATCACTATATCACTTGGAAGGTAGCTATTCATGAGTTACTTGTCTCAGACGAGTATAGTATTTCATCCAAATTCCATTTATTCTATTAATCAGGTATTATTATATCAACACTACGTATCACACTGTGTTTCCGTTACCAAATTAAGGTCCCAAAGCCAATTTTTAGTAACTTAACACACATGTGTACAATTATCCCGAACAAATTCCGTATGTCAACATTAATAATACCATGTCCattagtttataaaataagtgaCTATTAATTCATCTCCCATGGTTTTTGGGGGTGCCCAAGATTACTTTTTAGGAATCCATAAGAACCCAAAATAGCTACTTAAAACTCATCTTCCATGGAGAAATAGCACAACAGACACCTcttaataaacaataactaACACTTATCACATAAAATGGATAAATTACACCAATAGCTGATTGTAAAAGAATGTAAAATCCGACTTAACGGACTTCTTCCACTCTACACATCATTTGAGTTACTTTGCACAGCAATTAAAGTCATTAATGCTATAATACTCTATATGTGAACCAACCTTCAGGGTCGAAGTAGATATACGTTCCCTTTTCAAAGGTTTCTGTTACCTTCACTGGCTCCTCGTGCCTCTTAAACCAAGTCGCGTGCTTCTTATGATACCTCCATGACAATCTCATGAGCTCACGACCAGCCATTTGTTGTTGAAAAGTATTCTACGTTAGTCCGTTAGTCAACTAACATCGACTTATGTGCGTAAATAAAGTTACAAATAGTTAAATGTAGCGCCTAATAATTTGCAGGTAAATAAGCAACTCACTggaaaatagtaaaaaataaagaacaGGGTGTCCTCTGAAAGCCTGAGGTAGAATGCTGGTGTGCCATACTGTGGAAGTGGATTCTGAGGATAATAGAAGGGTGAATTCCACTGATTCATCGGATGATACGTCATTCTGGGTTCAATTGCACACTTTATCGAACCAGACTGCAGCAAACCCTTCATTCTAACCATCCCTGCAAAATACATTGTGATTTTCCTTACAGTTAAACTTAACGTTAGCTAATGAGcgttaaaatttaaagataaTAGTCATttgcaaataaataaaaacacatacTTGCTTCCATGTTAGCCGCTTTAAGTGCGAGCCTCTGATCTACATTACATCGAATGAGTTAAACGTTTAGTACCTGTAGTCTGTTTAATCTTATCCTGAAACTTTTTTCTAGTCATTTCGACCAATTACTATCAACTGTTTAACGTATTGATGATATAATAGAGTGTGTAAATCCTCAACTATTGCTCAATAAAGCTATTAAAACAAGTGAAACATTCAATTCAGTTATATTTCTCCTTcctaataaatttataatggCAACCAAACTCACTCGTTTCCCATAGACATTTGAGTATAAAGAACAGGGTCATTCTATAACATATTgatctacacatttaccgTACCTTAATTGAGGTAAAGAAgagatataaaataaaaatcagAGCTACCAAAAATGCTAAACAGACTCTA
The sequence above is a segment of the Theileria orientalis strain Shintoku DNA, chromosome 3, complete genome genome. Coding sequences within it:
- a CDS encoding CCR4-NOT transcription complex subunit 3, with the translated sequence MTRKKFQDKIKQTTGTKRLTHSILTVRKITMYFAGMVRMKGLLQSGSIKCAIEPRMTYHPMNQWNSPFYYPQNPLPQYGTPAFYLRLSEDTLFFIFYYFPNTFQQQMAGRELMRLSWRYHKKHATWFKRHEEPVKVTETFEKGTYIYFDPEEWKKSVKSDFTFFYNQLLV
- a CDS encoding uncharacterized protein (thioesterase superfamily domain containing protein) — translated: MVKLPDWCHQYFKFRSYSELDLFSLSKHTQGKFGHLFNDLLMADPSFKKRMFVNTSTELLNNGAAPEDEEYTKMPREEILKMLSKDECRKGKVHLMTVVDVGNNACGHAGIWHGGVISAIFDNLFGLMGNIVLPLAATKSLTVNFKAPVTVGSTVIALTEHDPEATPTTDRFTVTGSMYDQSGKLVATGSSELVDVSKRWSK